The window ATCTGACTACTTATTCATATCTCCTTTCCGGAGTTATAGATTTATTCCCCCAGCAAGGAGATTGGAATTTTTTTCAGATCTTACTATTTGTAACTAATCTATATAATAACACAAGGAAAGTTTATGATAAaggtttcttttgttgttgttttgtctctttgcggtgggctgggctgggctgggggtgggggtggggcaggtgaAGCAGAAtggatagctttattgctttgccaggcaaagggaaacacaccaggcttctgcctTGAAAAACTATGTCTCAACCCCAAGGAATTTGATGAGGGtttttatactgctgctgctgctaagtcacttcagtcatgtccgactctgtgcgaccccatagacggcagcccatcaggatcccctcttcctgggattctccaggcaagaaccctggagtgagttgccatttctttctccaatgcatgaaagtgaaaagtgaaaagtgaaagtgaagtcgctcagtcgtgtctgactcttagcgaccccatggactgcagcctaccaggttcctccatccatgggattttccaggcaagagtactggagtggggtgccattaccttctccagagggtcaAAGGTGGGGTCTGACAAGATTAGGGTGTGAATAGGGTTTGTACTCCTTTAATCTCATCTCACATAGTTGGTCTCCTaatcttgatgagcttctctggtttCTTTAATCCTGCCTCAGGTGGTTTCTAGGCTGCTCCTCAACCATTCCAGTCCAGTGttgggaactcagggaaggtcaaggaggctggaGACTTGCGTGGCAAAAGTGCATTGCTTCTCTGTTCTTGGAGCCCTGTAATCCAGGCCACCTAAAACAGCTATTCCTATTTCCAGGCAAGCAGGTGATTCCTTAGCTCATGGTTCCCTTCTTCCATCCTCAAAGACAGCAACGTTGTATCTCTCTGACCCTTCTGTATTAGTCATGTTTCCCCTAAAGAAAGACTACAAAATTGTATGTAAATGCTAGTTAAAAGCAtgtgccccacccccaaaaaatacATAGAGGCTGGAGGTAATTCGGAGAGAAACAGTAATTTCAATGGAGAAAGGTAAAGATCTATTAATTATAACAAGACTGTAGTAAGGAGGCATTCCCCAGTAAGAAGTAAAGAGAACTttaaagaatacaggagtagcaGATataggaaatccaaaaaaggggacatacgtatatgtaaagctgattcattttgctgtaaaggaggaactaacacaacattgtaaacctaCTGTatgccaaaaaaattaatttaaaaaaactatactttaacaaaaaagtttttttaaatagatgtcCAAATAAATGATGGCCAGTGATACAGTATAaatatttcacacacaaaaataataagaataacagATATAAGGCACAGACAATACTTTCTTCTAGGGCTCAAAGTATTCAAAGACAATACTTTCTTCTAGGGCTTTcttctagttgctcagtcgtgttcaactctttgtgaccctttggactggaGCCCGataggctcctttatccatgggattctccaggcaagaatactggagtagattgtcattcccttctccaggggatcttcccaacccagaaatctgacccgcatctcctgtgtttcctgcgttgcaggaggattctttacccattgagccatctgggaagcccccaagaatAAGGACCCAATTCCCCTCCCCACCAGAAGGGTGGTGATAGGAGAAGCTGGTGCAGTAGAAACTCTGTGTACTGCAGCACCCTGGTGCTAGGTGCAAATgctatttggaaaaaatatagggaaaaaatATGGAGAATGTAGGAGCTCTTATCCATACCAATCAAGTTTGAAACCAATATCACACACTGCCTTGTACAGATAACCAGctgtttttctgtgtgtatgtctgaACTTCCCTGCTAGAGGCTATACTCTTTTAAGCCTtggattttatttcatcttcttccTGTGGCCAAGCCTGAAATGAGTATATACACTATATGTTCAATAATTTACTTTTGAATTTATGAACTCCAAGGGAAGAATCTTATTAAACTTgcctttttttctattaatttttattctattttttcctactAGAAAGGCAAGAAATGTTTATTGGGGAAAATGCAAACGTagaataacaggagaaaaatattaATCCTATTTCCACTCCCCAAAAATAATTACTGTTGATACTCTGGTGTATTTTTTATGTacaaatagttgtttttctttttttaaaaacatagatgtACACACATCATATCCCATTCACAGGGTTAGGTTGTTGATTTAACCATTTCCAGTATGgaacttttctgttcttttcacattttcccaTTATAAATAATCCCATAATGAACACTgttgtgtttaaaatattttctagtagGCCAATTTCCTAAAATGGCTGTCTCACATGAGAAATTACTAGGCTACAGGGTACAAATACGTTGAAGGCCactgaagaaaactgaagatcaCAGGGCATCTGCTTCTAAACACGGAAACTGGTAGTTTCCCGTTTTCAACAAGACACAAACCAGAAGCCTCTTCAATGCTACCTAGTACTACCAAAATAGGTACACGTGCGACTCTAACGCTCCCTGTCCCCTTCACGCCCCTCCCCCGGAGAAAATGCCTCCCAGCCCTAAAAGACTGCGTGACTGCCTGACCCTGGACTAGTCCCTTTGGGCCTTTGGCCCTCATTTGTCCCCAGGCCACCCAGTGGAGAGGTGGCCCGACTAGGCGTGCTGGAGCATTTTTCCCTACGGCCTTGGGGGTGTGCGTGACATTCTGGGCTCCGAACCCCAAGTCCCGGGCTCTGCAGGGCGCGGCCACCTCGCGAGTAAATCTCCGGCTTAAAGCAATAGAAGCCTCAGTTTACAGAGCTCCAGGGAGGGCCCAAAATACGGCAAATCCTTCTCCACGCGGAGATTGGCCCAGCCTTTTTCTGCATCTCCTCGGCAGCCCCTCCTCTTCCCCGCGCGGTTCACTCAGTCCACCCTCCAGACCTAATACCGACTTCCGATTCTTCCCAGCTGAAGGGTCACCCAAGCCCCTCGGGTCCCCgtccctctccccttctctttccgCACCGACTAAGCCCGTCCTAGTCTCCACAGTGGGGAGTCTCCGCCACCCATAAGCTTCTGACCGCCTTACAAGACCCGCCATCAGACCCCCATCACCTCTTCTCCATGTCTTTCCACGTTATCTGTCCCGACTGTCCCTCTGTCTTTCCCGCCATGACTGTCTTTCTATCCGGTTTCTATCCCGCGGGTCTGCGGGTCCTCTGGCCCTGGTCCTTCCGTTTCACCCAGTCTGAACCTGTCATGACAGTACCTCTCTCTTTAGGTGCCCCCCTCACAAGCCCCACCGCGTAACTGTCCCTCTGCGCCTCCGCCCACGTCTGTACTTCTGTCCCCCGAAGGTGATCCTCTGTCCCCGGAGTCGGGTCCTCCGTCCAGCCGGGACCACGCTAACCATCCCTCCCAGAGCCCGGAAAGTCTGCGGCCCGGTTCGTCTCCCTCACCCGGGGAACTCTTCCCTCTTCCACTTTCTCTACTTTGAACCCATCCCAACAGAGTCCAGGAAGTAGCCAAGCGCCGGGGACTGGCGGCGATGGCGCCCAATGGAACGTGCCAGCGGCGGCGGAGGCCCCGCCCATAGAGGAAAGGCTGCCAATGAGCTCGCGGAGGCGGGACTTCCGCTGTCCCGcggagggcggggaggggagcgAACTGTTGTGGTGCGGAGCGTTGGGCGGGCGGCGGCCGGGCGGCCCAGGGGCTGCCTCGGGACTCGGGGCGCAGCCGAGCggctgcaggggtggggcgggccgGAGGAGCCGCGGGGCCCGGGCGCCGCGGGTTCGAGGCCGGGCCCCGCGCGGGGAGGCCGCGCCACCCCGGGGGAGCTGCCCGGCGGCGAGTTTGCCCGGCAGCCGAAAGAAGGCGGGAGCCGGCGGGGGCCCTCAGAACCCTCTGGCAACCCGGGCCCGGAGTCCTCGGGGAGCTGCTGCTTCCTGGGACGCCCTCCTGGACGTCCCCGCCGAAGGGTAACGGTTCAGGGCCCCCGGCAGAAGGCGCCTCAGGGTGACTCCCGGCGGGGCCCTGCAAGCCGCGGGAGACGACCCCGGGGCCGCGAGCAGGGAAGAAGGGGCTTGGTGGAGACGCGGGCCGGGAACCGAAGGAGCCGGAGCGCGGCGGAGCGGAGCCGGGCCTCCCGGGCGCGGGGCCGGGCAGCGCGGCTCTGCTGAAGACGGACTCTGGGACCCTCGAGTGCGGGGGCCTCGGCGACCTGCCCCGCGGGGAGCGCGGCTGTGGAGTGGCCTACGGGGGACCTTCCCCCAGAGGGGCCGGCCCGGGGCGAGGAGATGAACGGCTTTAGCACCGAGGAGGACAGCCGCGAAgggccccccgccgcccccgccgccgccccggGCTACGGCCAGAGCTGCTGCCTCATCGAGGACGGCGAGCGCTGCGTCCGGCCCGCGGGCAACGCCTCCTTCAGCAAGAGAGTCCAGAAGAGCATCTCGCAGAAGAAACTCAAGCTGGACATCGACAAGAGCGTGAgtccgcccccgcccccggctgGGTCCCCGCGCTGGGCGGCTCTCGGGCCGCTGCCCTGGGCTGCGGGCGGGACTCTGGGGCCCTCCCCGCCCTGGGCCTCGCAGCCCTTTATCTGCAAATTGAGGAGTTGGACTCGGGCTTGCAAAGGCCGCTCGGCGTTGACGGGTTCTAACTAGGACTCTGCCCAAATTCGGGAGGTTGGTGGCGGGGCTGCTCCGAGGACCCTTCCTGCCTGGGAAAATCTGACACCAATTTTTAGCGCGTTTTATCGGTGTAGACAGGGGAGCAGGAAGAGGTGGGTTCATTTGGTTGGCCCACGGTGGAGCAGGTGATGAAGGGACCCGGCTCTTATCCAACTTCTCCCTCCTTCTCGGATCCCTGTTATTCCTTCAGAAAAGGAAAGGTGGCAGCTCCTTTCCTGTCTGCGGCGGCCTCAGCTTCTGCACAGGGTCGCCGAGCTCGCTGCTTAGCAGGCAGCTGTGGGGAAATGGGATTTCAAGGATGTGGCAGAAATAAGGCCAGGACCTGGTCTTGGGAGGTGGCTCAGGCAGTCAACGTGActtggaaggaagaaaatacacTTTTATAGGGTTAATTTCTTTAGAAATGCCCGGGGAGCGGTGGGGGTGggtaattttaaatttgaatagaAAACTTTTCCGGTGCGATTTCACCACTGTAGTTAACTATTCTAAAAATTCTGAAGATGTGCCTATTGTCAACCAATTAAGAACTTTTTCGTTTGACATTTGTTGCTGTAAGCCTAAAGTGGCTGCCAGGTGATTAGGAATTGGAAATGAGTTGGGAGGGGTATTATTAAATACCAGGTGGACCAGCTAGATTACGTGGTTAAGACCAAAATTTCTCCACTTTGGAGGGAAATCAGAGATTGCTCATTAAACTGAAAGGACACCCACTTTTTCCACTTCTGATGTTAcaagggaaactgagacccagaaataAGAAGCGAGGgtgccaaagtcacacagcaccTAAGAGGCTGGTTAATTTCTTGAATCTGTTGTCTGATTTACCTCTGGGCCTCATACATAAGCCTTGATTAAgtcttcaataaataaaaaattaaaagtatcttCCCTGTGCTTTCTTCTACACTCTTACTCTCACATCCAGTTGTTGTTTTAAGTTAACAGTTATATTTGCAACTCTTCAATGGAAAGATGCTATTTTTAAGTGGTTAGGGGTGAATTGATGGCTTTCTCACTACAAGTCTCTatcaatgaaagaaaggaattcaTCTGAGCGCAAGTAACTGGCTAGCCACTGTGGTGGCCTGAAATGGGACAATATGGAAGTGAAATGCTCAATTCTAGGACAGCAGTGGATTCATCCTCATGGAAGCACTGCCCACCTTCTGTGTAGATTGTTGGGAgtctttacttaatattttttccagtccttaagaaacagaaattccCAGTTCTTTTAAACCCACCATCTGAACAGTTGTATTACTGCATCTGGGACTCCATTTTCCCAGTGACCCCTCTGGAAAACCTGTGTAGGGCTAAGTTGACTTTGATACACACTGTCTGGAAGAGAGGTAGCCTGAGCCCGGTACTAGAGTCCCCAAAAGGCAATGCTTTTGAAGGAGTAGGATTTCAAGGCagactcactcactcacagttTGTTTCAAGGTGGTGTTGTAGAGTCATTATTTCTGAAAGGGATTCTATTTCATTCTCACAGGCTTAGGCAGGAATTCAATTCTAAGTAACTGCTGTGTTACAAGAATTTTTAGCTGTTGctgaaagtgaaacagaaaaaaaaacaacaacacttagAGCCTTTTCTATCaccctccttcctccacccccaaCTCCCCAAAGGCCACTGGGCTTTGAAATTTCTGAAAACCAATAAGTACTTGAAAATGGTTAAGGAAGAATAATGACTATTTATCTTGTAAAAGGGTCTAGCAGAgaaccttttaaaataatagcacCTTAAATCCAACTCAGGCAGTTTAACTCCTTCTGTATAGACATTGGCAGTGTTCTGTGATTTATTAAGATATAACATGCTTTCAAACATCCCTCCAATTGACATATATCTGCTTTTTTCTGgaggaaagtggaagtggagaacAGTGTAAGGAAGATGTTGCAGTAGGAAAGGACACGTGCCCAGGGTTAGAAGGTCTGGATGACCTTGGCCAGGTCATTTCCTCACGCAAGGTGGCTTCAGTTTATATCTCTAGAAAATGAGATGGGAGCCAGGGGGTTTGCAGTAGTGAATGCTGAGTTCTTTTCCATCTAGGACTCTATTATTCTAGCATCTTGACCTGAAATCTCCCAGTCACAGCTTTAGGAATCATGCCTTCTGCCTGTTCTTAAGTCTGTCAGTCTGTGAATTTGAAGACCAGCTTAGTCTTACATGTGAAACTAGCTAGCATGAAGGATGTAGGATATGTTGTGAATGTGCTTTCTTCCCTCATGAAAGCATGTCCAGTCCTCTATGCATCAGCTGGATGGGATTCTTTGAGACGGTGACACGTGCTGTGTCTCAAAGTCCTTTGACAGAGTTGAATCTGGCAAAGTCATTCAAATTTATAGCCATACGTAAATGTGGCTTTTACTGGCCTAAGCTGCTTTCAGATGCAAGGGGCTGCCTGTGTTGGTTCAGCAGCATTTATTGGGTGCCTGCTGTCTGCAAGACACTATCACAGTGTAGACGTAAAACTGCTCGTGGCTCACTAATCTAACCACGTGAAAGTGCTGATTCATGTGAATAAGAAacagtttccattattttctcCATGGAAAGGCCTGAATTATGCTGGTTTCCTATCAGCTTACTTTTATCTTTAAGCAGTTGAGGAATAAACTCATATTCAGAAGTCTCTCAAGAACATTTGTGTAACAGCTGGTTCAGTGTCAACAACCCCAAGTCATTTACACAGGCATTCAGTTTGTTAGGTTCTTGAATGGTTCCTCCATCTCAACCCTGGTACTTATATTCTTAATAAAAACACGTCCTTCACATCTTAGCTGCTGCTTCCACCTTCACTTACTATTATGCCTCCAGCCTACATTAGAAAATCAGTAGTGGTATCCAGCTTCTTTTATGTGGTTTCACCTTGTGAGAATCTCTGCacctctttctgcttctctttgtgGATTCTGTGAGTGCTGATGCAAGAATTATAAATTGATACATAGAAATAGTTTTTCAGAGGGTTGTCATGGTACAGTAGTTGCTATTGTCAATGGAAAAATAGGATGGCGGCTATCCTATCATTGCCACAGTGCCCGCTTTCCTGCTCCCAGGGGCAGTGCATTCCAGCCCCATGTAAATTACTCACTCCTACAGGTCTGAAGATGTCACATCGCAGGGGGACTCTGTTTGTCTGAAGGAAAGTCTAAGCTGTTCTCATGTCCCAAACCCCCTCATTTCTCCTGATGCTCCTGCACAGGCAGTCACTTTGACCTAAGTGACACAGTCTCCTCAGGGTCTCCTCACTCGCGCCTTCTGTCAGCCTCCTTTGAAACTTCAGTCTTGGTTGTTCCACCCAGAATGCTTCCTGTCTCCCTGCAGGTCCTCCCTTCTGGTCAGGGACCTCCACTCCAGCGGTATCTGTCACATGTGTTGTGTTTATTCAGGGGGAACTTGATTTATGATGAACTGCTCGGTGTGATATCAGTGTTCTCTTTGAGGAGATGATGGCTTGTGTCTGTTTCTTCCTGTGGTCTTTCCAATGcctcacaaaggagaaaaggcccATAATTTGACAGATACCTGTTGCTGTTTCCATGGGATTGGCAACTCTGACTTTAATTTGCTTCCCATCAGGTAAGGCATCTGTATATTTGCGATTTCCACAAAAATTTCATCCAGAGTGTACgaaataaaaggaagaggaagacaagTGACGATGGCGGAGATTCTCCTGAGCATGACACTGACATTCCTGAGGTAAAAGTCCAAAACTTCACCTTGAGAAAGCTGGAGAATGAATTCTGACCTGATCCTTACCTCTGGCCTGGTTTAAGAAGTAACTTTAGTCGCCTTTGTGTTGCTGTGGTGTATCTGAAAAGTGAATCATAGCATCATAGTAATATGGAATCTGAGGGCTGAAAGCTTTGAAATCAACTGGTCTAACTGCCCCACCATTTTACTGACAGGCACAGACACTCAGGGCCACACACTCAGTTTGGGGGCCCCAGTCCAGTGCCCTCTTCAGTATCTGTGCTGCCTTTCTTCAAGAAGCCCctgaaaaatacttaaatagAAGCACAGTGCCGAGTTTTTCAGAACTTTGGTTTTGCCCTTAAAGTTGGAGACTGAGTGTGTATGGATCGGGGAAGTCACTTCCGCTTTGTTTCCTGGTCTGCGAAATGAAGGTGTAAATTGTCCTGTCCCACCAGCTCGGATTTTCTATCACTCTCTGCTTCCTGGTCCAGGCTTATTCCCAGACATCTATTCCAAGGTCAGTTACACTGGCACAGAGTTTCTCAACAGTGGCACTGTTGGCATTTggagccagataattctttgtggtGGCGGCTGTCCTGTGCCTCGTAGGatgttcagcagcatccctggcctctgcccaccaaGTGCCAGGTACGCCACCACTCCCAGTGTTTCCGGACATTGCAGGTGTCCTCTGGGGACAGAATTGTCCTGCTGAGAATTGTCATCACTTCTCAAACCAGAAGGCCACCATCCCTTCAAAGTGCCAGTGTCTATTAAGCAGGGTTACAGGAATGAATATCgaattttctaaattgttttcaCTTTAGACTCAGCAAAAGAAGAACCATTTATAATGTACATTGAATATTTGACACATGAATATTTCATAAGGCAACCGCCTGTTAGCACTCAGGGTGAAAATGACTGTGTAGGAATAGAAAGAGTAGGTGGGCCTTTGTCTGCAGATGCGgaagaaaatctttgaaaatatggCCCTTTCCCCCTGCCCCTCTCTGTGTCCCCTTTTCTATCACTGGTTTACAGTATCTTTCTAATGCTtttagcattattatttttatgaaggaATGGATGTATTCACTATCAAAATGcttttcacaaaaaaaaaaaagatttgaggaATGTTTGAAAAGAATGAAGGACTTTGGTCCCTCATATTgatcattcattttgtttttaagtgctCTCCACCTGCCTGAAGCAAGAACATCTCTTTTAGAGGCAGGTAAAGGCAGCCCAACTTTCCGGGCCTTCACTATTTCATGACTGTGcagctttcctctcttcctttattagacaaaaataaaaggagagtCCTTTCCCCTCTGTTACCCAGTCATCTGCAGAGACCCAGACCCTAGCCTGCCAGTTTGTACATCTGCTGCAGTACTTTGAGCTGTCTCTGGGCGGGGGGGCGGTTAAGGACCCTCACACCCGAAGGCTAGGCCTAGGGGAGAACTACCTGAGAACACTAGTGCGTCCCGCTGTCCTTCACGCCCCTGTGTCCACTCTGGGCCGAGCTCCGACCTgtcctccaggatgtctgtctgtttctcccttttctctccttgcctGCTGCCCCCTCCAGCATCAGCACCCCTGCTTTCCCATCTCATTTCTGGATCATCACTGCATCAGctccctctgtcatccccccACACCCCAGTCAGTCTTCCTACAAACACCACAGATTAATCTTCTGGGGATAGCACCCCCCTCCCCAAACCAGGATCACTACTTCTGCTTGTCAAGACATGCTACCACCCAGTCTCACCCTTTAAACCCACCATAAGTGCCTCTGATCCCCTAGCCCGTGTGTCTCTCCCCTGGCTTTCTGAGCTCATGGCCTTCTCTATAATTCCCTACTGTCTGTTCCCTTGCTCCCTTTTGAAACCCTGCCTGTCCTTAGCATACGCTTCACCACCTCCATCAGCCTTCTAGGACCACCCCTCCCTGGCCAAAATTCTGCTTCCACTGTTGCTTCTGTCCTCCCAACTAGTAATTAGTCCTCAGTGGGCCACTTTTAAGACTTGTCTGTAGTcctctccctccccgcccctACCTAGCATAGTGCTAGGCACATTGGGGGCATTTGATGAGTTGTGGCTGGTCAGGTGATGGATAATGtgtttctcctcttctctctagGTTGATCTGTTCCAGCTGCAGGTGAACACTCTCCGACGTTATAAACGACACTACAAATTGCAGACCAGACCAGGCTTCAATAAGGCCCAGTTAGCAGAAGTAGGTAGACAGACTTGCCCTCTACAGAGGGAGCACCAGCACCGTGCTGCTGACCGTGACCTTGATTCTCCCTGTGTGTCTATACATAACCCCTCCATACCTCTGGAAGCAacttcctcttccctcttttgCACAATTTAGAATCCCCCAGCTTTAGACCTAGAAAGGCCTGATTTTCATAAAAGAAACCAgggcacagagagaaagaaaagacttgcTTAAAATCACATAGCAAGTTGGTAGCTTGGAATCTCACGACTCCTGATTCTAAGTCCTGAGAGTTCTTTTGTTTGCTCGTTTGTTTGAATCTTGTTTTGCAAGATTCTTTCCAGATATGTTCCATTCTGCACATGAGGTGTGTCTGATTAATCATCCCTAAACCTTCACTCATATTCTGTAggagctatttttctttctttgttttctttccttgatttttttctactcTGGTATTGGTAATAGAAGTATTTATTATAATGAATGGAGCCCAAGAATGTGTTCTCCTGCCCTGAGTCCTTATCTAGTTCAGGgcatgggatgggggtgggggtgttccATTGTCcattattttaatatactgaCAGCCTGCCTTGATACTTCTGTCCTATTGGTATGTATATGGGCATCCTCTCATCCTTCTTTTCTAAATGTGTTTTTCTATcttttatagaaaatttggaaatgatGAAAAGTACACTCCTACCCCTCAAAGACAGCCACTCTGTAGTTTTCATTCTCTGACTCCCTTTTTATCTATCTGTCCTAGAGCCCTTGGTCCATTCAGAGATTTCCTTATGGGCTCACATCCCTGTTGGTTTTTGATCTTTACTTGAGAGCTTTCTTGCTGATCCatcattttttcttaaacttctcCTTCGCTAGCATCCAGTTAAAACATAGGAGTACATAAGCCTTTCATACTTCAAGACCAGTGCCTACCCCTGGTGGGACGGATGGGATGAGATGGGGCAAGTGGAGACTGCATTCTCAGGACTTGAAATAGATCAAAATATTGGGAATACATATGAATTTTCCTTCAAATCTGATGTCTTTCAAGAGGTAGTTACGTACTATTTAGATGATTTTTTGGGTCAGGGCTTACATCTGTTCAGTTGGCTGTTTATttgacacaattttaaaaagacacttttCGGCCCAGTTCCAGGGCCTAAGAGGTTATGGTAGCAGCTGGTCACCCAGAGCAGTCCCAGTCTCCTCCATGGAGATGACCTTGAGACTATGCTGTGATGGATAGGCTAGCTGCCCCTGAAATAGGACTGCATCTTGGGAGTGCTGTGGGTTAAAACGTTGCTTTTGGAAGCCTGGAAACCAAATCCCCTAAGCCTGGGAAAGAAGGGCATTCACATTCTGCATTGTGGAGCACTGCAGGGAGTTGTGCAGTAATCATAACTCCC is drawn from Bos mutus isolate GX-2022 chromosome 7, NWIPB_WYAK_1.1, whole genome shotgun sequence and contains these coding sequences:
- the SAP30L gene encoding histone deacetylase complex subunit SAP30L, with product MNGFSTEEDSREGPPAAPAAAPGYGQSCCLIEDGERCVRPAGNASFSKRVQKSISQKKLKLDIDKSVRHLYICDFHKNFIQSVRNKRKRKTSDDGGDSPEHDTDIPEVDLFQLQVNTLRRYKRHYKLQTRPGFNKAQLAETVSRHFRNIPVNEKETLAYFIYMVKSNKSRLDQKSESGKQLE